The following are encoded in a window of Nocardioides houyundeii genomic DNA:
- a CDS encoding HAD family hydrolase produces the protein MPSPLPLVTWTDFDAVLFDLDGVVTPTAEVHMRAWSEMFNGFLADPDAPGGGDRSPYTDQDYFDHVDGKPRYDGVRDFLASRGIELPEGSADDAPDALTVKGLGNRKNDAFNAVLERDGVKAYAGSVLLLDHLRDLGLPLAVVSSSQNAPAVLEAAGLSERFRTVVSGAVAEELGLPGKPAPDTFVHAAHELGAAVDRSVVLEDAVSGVRAGAAGGFALVIGVDRGAGEQVLTDAGADLVVSDLAALVEDGGQDR, from the coding sequence GTGCCCAGCCCTCTGCCACTCGTGACCTGGACCGACTTCGACGCAGTGCTCTTCGACCTCGACGGGGTGGTCACCCCGACGGCTGAGGTGCACATGCGAGCGTGGTCGGAGATGTTCAACGGCTTCCTCGCCGATCCCGACGCCCCCGGCGGCGGCGACCGGTCGCCGTACACCGATCAGGACTACTTCGACCACGTCGACGGCAAGCCCCGGTACGACGGGGTGCGCGACTTCCTCGCCTCCCGCGGCATCGAGCTCCCCGAGGGCTCTGCCGACGACGCCCCGGACGCGCTGACGGTCAAGGGCCTGGGCAACCGCAAGAACGACGCCTTCAACGCCGTGCTGGAGCGCGACGGCGTCAAGGCCTACGCCGGCTCCGTGCTGCTGCTGGACCACCTGCGTGACCTGGGGCTGCCGCTCGCGGTGGTCTCCTCCTCGCAGAACGCCCCCGCGGTGCTGGAGGCCGCCGGCCTGTCGGAGCGCTTCCGGACGGTCGTCTCCGGCGCGGTGGCCGAGGAGCTGGGCCTCCCGGGCAAGCCCGCCCCGGACACGTTCGTGCACGCCGCCCACGAGCTCGGTGCCGCGGTGGACCGGTCCGTGGTGCTCGAGGACGCCGTCTCCGGGGTCCGTGCGGGTGCCGCAGGCGGCTTCGCCCTGGTGATCGGCGTGGACCGCGGGGCCGGCGAGCAGGTGCTCACCGACGCCGGTGCCGACCTCGTCGTCAGCGACCTGGCCGCGCTCGTCGAGGACGGAGGGCAGGACCGGTGA